The following proteins are encoded in a genomic region of Gossypium hirsutum isolate 1008001.06 chromosome D05, Gossypium_hirsutum_v2.1, whole genome shotgun sequence:
- the LOC121202819 gene encoding trifunctional UDP-glucose 4,6-dehydratase/UDP-4-keto-6-deoxy-D-glucose 3,5-epimerase/UDP-4-keto-L-rhamnose-reductase RHM1, which translates to MATYTPKNILITGAAGFIASHVANRLVRNYPDYKIVVLDKLDYCSNLKNLIPSQSSPNFKFVKGDIGSADLVNYLLITESIDTIMHFAAQTHVDNSFGNSFEFTKNNIYGTHVLLEACKVTGQIRRFIHVSTDEVYGETDEDAVVGNHEASQLLPTNPYSATKAGAEMLVMAYGRSYGLPVITTRGNNVYGPNQFPEKLIPKFILLAMRGKVLPIHGDGTNVRSYLYCEDVAEAFEVILHKGEVGHVYNVGTKKERRVIDVAKDICKLFSMDPETSIKFVENRPFNDQRYFLDDQKLKNLGWSEQTVWEDGLKKTIEWYTQNPDWWGDVSGALLPHPRMLMMPGGRQFDSEEGKDTSYISSPNQIQMVVPTSKSSVSSQKPVLKFLIYGRTGWIGGLLGQLCDKQGIPFEYGKGRLEDRSSLTADIRNIKPTHVFNAAGLTGRPNVDWCESHKTETIRTNVAGTLTLADVCREHGLLMLNFATGCIFEYDAGHPQGSGIGFKEEDIPNFTGSFYSKTKAMVEELLKEYNNVCTLRVRMPISSDLNNPRNFITKISRYSKVVNIPNSMTILDELLPISIEMAKRNLTGIWNFTNPGVVSHNEILEMYKKYIDPKFQWANFTLEEQAKVIVAPRSNNEMDASKLKKEFPELLPIKESLIKYVFEPNKRT; encoded by the exons ATGGCTACTTATACCCCGAAGAACATCCTCATAACTGGGGCTGCTGGGTTTATTGCATCGCATGTTGCCAATCGGCTTGTCCGCAACTACCCAGACTACAAGATTGTTGTACTTGACAAGCTTGATTACTGCTCAAATTTGAAAAACCTCATTCCCTCTCAGTCATCGCCGAACTTTAAGTTTGTGAAAGGGGATATTGGTAGTGCTGACCTTGTTAACTACCTCCTCATTACTGAGTCTATTGACACAATAATGCACTTTGCAGCCCAAACTCATGTCGATAACTCGTTTGGGAACAGTTTTGAGTTTACCAAGAACAATATCTACGGCACTCATGTCCTGCTTGAAGCTTGCAAAGTCACTGGCCAGATCAGGAGGTTCATCCATGTAAGCACGGATGAGGTTTACGGGGAGACAGATGAGGATGCTGTTGTAGGAAACCACGAGGCTTCCCAACTTCTCCCGACAAACCCGTACTCTGCAACAAAAGCTGGTGCTGAAATGCTTGTAATGGCATATGGTAGATCATATGGATTACCTGTGATTACAACCCGTGGAAACAATGTTTATGGCCCCAACCAGTTCCCAGAAAAGTTGATTCCTAAGTTTATCCTCTTAGCAATGAGGGGGAAGGTTCTTCCAATTCATGGGGATGGTACTAACGTGAGGAGTTATTTATACTGCGAGGATGTGGCCGAGGCATTTGAGGTCATTCTTCACAAGGGTGAAGTTGGTCATGTTTATAATGTTGGAACAAAGAAGGAGAGGAGAGTGATTGATGTAGCCAAAGACATATGCAAACTTTTTTCAATGGACCCGGAGACAAGCATCAAGTTTGTTGAAAACAGACCATTCAACGACCAGAGGTATTTTCTTGATGATCAGAAATTGAAGAACTTGGGATGGTCTGAGCAAACTGTGTGGGAAGATGGGTTGAAGAAGACTATAGAATGGTACACCCAAAATCCTGATTGGTGGGGCGATGTGTCTGGCGCACTGCTTCCACACCCGAGAATGCTGATGATGCCTGGTGGGAGACAATTTGATTCAGAAGAGGGAAAAGATACATCGTATATAAGTTCTCCTAATCAGATCCAAATGGTAGTTCCAACCTCCAAAAGTAGTGTCTCTTCTCAAAAACCAGTCTTGAAGTTCTTGATTTATGGCAGGACTGGCTGGATCGGAGGTCTACTAGGTCAGTTATGTGATAAGCAAGGTATTCCCTTTGAATATGGAAAAGGAAGGTTGGAAGATCGTTCGTCACTTACAGCAGATATTCGGAATATAAAACCGACCCATGTTTTTAATGCTGCTGGTTTGACCGGTAGACCCAATGTTGATTGGTGTGAATCCCACAAAACAGAAACAATTCGCACCAATGTGGCCGGAACCTTGACCTTGGCTGATGTTTGCCGAGAGCATGGGCTTTTGATGTTGAACTTTGCTACTGGGTGTATATTCGAGTATGATGCAGGACATCCTCAGGGCTCTGGCATTGGATTTAAAGAGGAAGACATACCCAATTTCACTGGTTCCTTCTATTCAAAAACCAAGGCTATG GTTGAAGAGTTGCTGAAAGAATACAACAATGTCTGCACCCTCAGAGTTCGAATGCCAATCTCATCCGACCTAAACAACCCTCGCAACTTCATCACCAAGATTTCAAGATACAGCAAGGTGGTCAACATTCCCAACAGCATGACAATCTTGGACGAACTTCTACCGATTTCTATCGAGATGGCAAAGAGGAACTTGACAGGCATATGGAACTTCACGAACCCTGGCGTTGTGAGCCACAATGAGATCCTGGAGATGTACAAGAAGTACATTGACCCGAAGTTCCAGTGGGCGAACTTCACATTGGAAGAGCAAGCCAAGGTGATTGTTGCCCCTCGAAGCAATAACGAGATGGACGCATCCAAGTTGAAAAAAGAGTTCCCTGAGTTGCTACCGATCAAGGAATCACTGATTAAGTACGTATTCGAACCCAACAAAAGAACCTGA